ACATGATTAACCCGAGGTTCTAATACTTCACACACGGACTTTTCGAGAGCATAAACGAAAACTAACTATATATGATGTTGTAGCATTTTTCAGCCTTGAACTACACTGTTAGTATATGCCGAATTTAATGTCTTAAATCCTCCAAAATTGTACATCCGAATCAACGAATATAACACAGCTGTGGGTCACAATAGTTAGGGTTCCGTCTTGCTTTCCCATGCATCCGATTTCAAAGATAGATCCTTTTCTGAAGGTATCAGTAGGTGCTTGATAGAGTTATTGATTTGTATATAGACAACTGAAAACCTAATAATGGGTACTCATGCACATGCATGTTCCATTAAAAAAACTCATCAAACTAAGGAGGAAGTCCAGACTCGATCCATTACTTACCGTGTTGCCTTTTAATTGCTTGGAAACTTTTGATAATGTGATATTTGGTTTTATTTATGAAGAAAACATTAATCTTTAAGAAAAGAATGTAAAGCTATAAGGAATTAGAAAGACCGGAAGTAGATCCTTGTTGATAAAGATCAGATTAAAGACAATTTATTAGTTTATTAACAATGAACCATAGTTTTTGTTTTGTTCGATATGATCTGGTCTTTAACTTCAGTCTACAGTATGGTTAAAGGTATACATACACGCCAAATGTGTTCTTTAGCTTAGACCATCCTATCAAACACAGAACTCAAAGTCCTCAACAAAACAAAAACAGCAAGGCATTCTTCATTTAGATCATATTAGTAATTACATGTCTTTTAGCATATTAGCAGAAAATGCACAGAGTCAAAGACCAAATGATCCGTTCCCTATGTATAGAAGTCCTTGATATCAGGTTCGGGCAAAATCTCAATGGTATCACCGTTAGCTACTCGGTTCATGCTGAAGGACTTATCATCGACCAACACTCTCTCTTTGTGCATAAAGAAGTAGCCTTCTGCAGGCAGATCTAACTGATACTTCTGTTGCATCTTCTCCAGCTCTTTCCTCAGCTCCCCAACGTTATCACTAGCGTTCACATCAACCAGAAAATCACTCCCAGGTTTATCATACTGCGTCATGATTACTGTCAGCTTATGCGGCGGTGGAGACAAATCTTGATTCTCGTTGTCTCTCCCAGACGATTCTTGAATGTTAACGTTGTCTCCGGTTGTCCCAGGCCATGGAGCTCTTTCAAGAAACTCGTCCATGGAAAATGACTCTAGTACATCGGGTTGATGAAGCACTTGACCGTCGTTGCTCACAAGCCGATCTTGATTATAGAAAGCTTCACTTGCATGTGACGGTGGCACTTGGTTGCTCCTCGCCATCGTACGCGGATCTTGATTATAGAAAGATGCACTTGCATGTGACTGTGGCACTTGGTTGCTCTTCGCCATCGTATGCGGATCTTGATTAAAGAAAGATGAACTTGCATGGGACGGTGGCGCTTGATCGTAGTTGCGCATCGCCATGGAAGGGACGAAGCCTTGAGTTGCATATGGAGATTGATGGAGCATTTGATTGTTGACGTGATCATCACGTACTTCGAGGAGGAGGCGAGAGTTATTGACGATGCGATACGTTGGGAGTTGATAATGATCTACAAGAAGTTCCACGCCATCGAAGAAGAGCTTTTGCGTGGAAACAGGGATACCATGAGAGTTCTCGATCCGCTTTTTGATATCTGATAGTTTATTGATGCGACTAAGATCAGAGGTGAACGTTGCGCCAAACTTAGTGTCCACGAACACCCTCATAACTGATGAACAAGAAAGAGAGAGCCAATAGCGAGAGAGGGAACGTACGTGATGATAATCTGTAACGATAGTTTATTAAATCAAATTATTCACGTATCAAATGGATTACGTGTCCCTTAAGCTAAAGAATCTTAAGCGTCAACAACTAAATTGATCCCGCGGTTAATAATAAGCATTCTTTTGTGTACGATTTTACAACTGCTTGGCTGGTGAAATATTTTATTAGATCATTTATTGTATGTTATAATTATAAGAGATTTGTTGTATAGTTTTTTCTGGAGATAAACATATATCCACCCATTCGAATTTAGTTAATTTATTCAGATTTCAGATTTTTAAGGTTAGAAATTTAAATCGCATTCGGATATTTACAATTTTTTGTTTGGATTTGGTTCGAATCATTGCGGGTTCAGTTGAGATTTGAGTTCAGATACCCATTTTAATTATGTATTTTTTAACAAAAATCCAAATATACTTAATATTAAAATAAAATAATATAAACATAAAAAATTGAATAATGTATTTAAATTTTCATAAAAATTAGTTCAATTTAAATATTTGGATGATGGAGAACAAATAAATATTTTCAGTATTTATTTAACATACATAATTATTGGACTATACTTTAATACCACTAAAAATGGTTGAGAATCATGTCAATATTTTTGGGCATGTTGCAAAATTAACGTAGTCTAAAACCAATAACGTGTATTTTCTTATAATGTGATCTCTTCACCGAGCACCTGAATTCTGTTTTTTCAATCGATTTCACGAATTTTCTTCTTCTTTTTTAAACTTTTCTGATTTCTGATTTTTTTTTTTACAGTCTGATTATGTTTCTAATTTTTAGTCTGATATGAAAACTCCGTAAAGAAAAACAATATTTGGCTTAACTAAAGATCCAACTTTTTGTGTGATGTTTTTTACCTCAATTTCTTTAATTCATAACCAATCACAATTATTTTTTTGCCTTCAGGTACAGAAAGCCTCAACCATGGCTAAGTTCGGCAAGATATAAAACTTTCAATTTCTAAAAACATTCACATTCCATCATTTTAGTTGATGAGAATCTTAATCATTTAAAAAAAAACTCTTTCAAAATGATATTATTCATTAATTGTACGAAGAAAACTTCAGTTCACTAATACAAAGGTTAAAAATGCAAAAACTAAAAATGAGCTGATTAAAAAATTAGTGTGAACACATTAAATTGTCTGCAGTAGAATTAAAAAAAATAGTATGTGAACGTATAAATTGTTAAATGATTGTGAGGCCGATAGGTTAGCTACTCAAATTGAAATCGACGTGGAGCTGGCACGTGTCAAATGTAATGTTTCTCTTTTGATATATATAGGGGATGTTTGAAATGCAACGTTTTCTCAGAACAAAAAAATAAATCTGACCCATCGTCCAGGCCCTACCAATGTCTCATTCCGCTTACGACATATATCCAAACTGATACTTGAAACGCTAATCTCAAGAGTATGGATGATAGGTAGTCATGTGATCTGCTCGTAAGCTGATGTAACACTGTATCCCAGTCTGAACTAGCCTCCGATGCCATGTTACTTATATCCAAAGAGTAAAAGTGTATGAGTAAGCAAATACTAATGATCCCAAGACTCAACAGGTTCACAGTTCACTACAAGATCAAACAAGCTTGAATATGTCCCCAGTGTGTCATTCTTGTACCCCGGCTATAACATATCCTTTATTGCAATCCAAAGGGAACCCTGATAGACTATAGTTATCCCAAACTTTGTAAATCTCTGAATATTGATAAATTGATAGCTTAGAGTATGTAACAATTACAATCTTAAAGCGAGTAACTGAGTGATCGAGAGAGAAGTCTCATAACAACTTACAACTACAACAGTCAAGCATAAGGAATCAATCTATAAATCTCTGTTTATTAATAGTTCTTCACTCTCCAGCTCACTGACTCATAACAACAAACCCTCCGAATGAGATAGAGTTGTTACTTCACTCTTCCTCTTGAGCTGAGACAACTTCCTCACTTGCCACGTCATTCCTTTCCTCCAAAGTTACTCCTCTTTTCCCTTTGCGATAGTAAATCTTCTTGTACCTATCAATACTCCCTCCAACTAAATCCAATTTACCCTTAAGTTGGTAAGAAGGAAAACTGTTGTGACTGGCTGTAACTATTATGGTCGTAAGCTTTTTAAAAAATTGATGTACAAAAATTAGACTCTAAAAATTGATTATAGCTTTAAAAACCTATAATCACAAATTACTGGTTTCTTAAAAACATAAATAAAACTTAAAAAGCAATAAAAAGAACAGTAGAATTAATAAAATCTAAAAAAATCTGATTGGCTAAATACTGTAAAAACTTTGGAATGAGTAAATGTTTCAACAGCCTAATATAAACTACAAAACTTAAATAAAAATTATAAAATTTCGATTGCGTTAATCTGATTTGAACTAATATGAACATGGACAGTATTGGATATAAGTAATATAATGAAATATTTATCTTAGTCTCCAAAATTCAATAATTAATATGTATAAGTTTTATAACTTTTAAATTATAAAAAGTTAATCTATACTAATAAAATGAACCTTTTGAGGCTCTCCATAGAGCGTCCACATCAGCGAAAAAAATTCTCCCGAAAGATGACACGTGGCATTATTATTTAAAAAATAGAAAATAAATAATAAGTAAATATACAATATAAAAAATACAAAAAATACATTAAACATCTATCTCAAACGTATATTACAATAAAAAGTTAGATAAGTAAATATACAATATAAAAAATACAAAAAATACATTAAACATCTATCTCAAACGTATATTACAATAAAAAGTTAGATAAGTAAATATACAATATAAAAAATACAAAAAATACATTAAACATCTATCTCAAACGTATATTACAATAAAAAGTTAGATAAGTAAATATACAATATAAAAAATACAAAAAATACATTAAACATCTATCTCAAACGTATATTACAATAAAAAGTTAGATAAGTAAATATACAATATAAAAAATACAAAAAATACATTAAACATCTATCTCAAACGTATATTACAATAAAAAGTTAGATAAGTAAATATACAATATAAGTAATAGAAATATTACATCAAACATCTATCGTAAATATACAATATAAGTAAATATACAATAAAAGGAAAATAAATTATAAGTAAATATACAATTAAAAAATAAAAAACTAAATTAAACATATATATAAAAAATGTATAGTAGAATAAATAATAACTAAATACACAATACAAGAAATAGAAATATTATATTAAATATTTATCGTAATATTAGAACAAATAAATATAAAATATAAGAAAAAATAAATANNNNNNNNNNNNNNNNNNNNNNNNNNNNNNNNNNNNNNNNNNNNNNNNNNNNNNNNNNNNNNNNNNNNNNNNNNNNNNNNNNNNNNNNNNNNNNNNNNNNNNNNNNNNNNNNNNNNNNNNNNNNNNNNNNNNNNNNNNNNNNNNNNNNNNNNNNNNNNNNNNNNNNNNNNNNNNNNNNNNNNNNNNNNNNNNNNNNNNNNNNNNNNNNNNNNNNNNNNNNNNNNNNNNNNNNNNNNNNNNNNNNNNNNNNNNNNNNAAAATAAGTAAATATACAATATAAAAAATACAAAAAATACATTAAACTTCTATCTGAAAAGTATATTACAATAAAAACTTGGATAAGTAAATATAAAATATAAGTAATAGAAATATTACATCAAACATCTATCGTAATATTACAATTTGATATAAAAGCAAAACATTTAGATAAGTAAATATACAATAAAAAAGTAAATATACAATATAAGAAATGAAAAAACTACATTAAACATCTATTTTAAAAATGTATAGTTTTACATTTTTATTATTTCCAGATATTTTATATGTAAATATAAAATATAAGTCAAACAAGCATACAATATAAGAAATATAAATATTACTTCAAACTTCTTTCATAATATTATCATTTGATATAAAAGCAAGAAAATTGAAATAAATAAATATACGATATAACAAAAAATAAACAATAGGTAAAATAAAATTAAGTAATTAAAAACTAAATTAAACATTTGTGTGAAAAAAATGCTTAGAAAAATAAATAATAAGTAAATATACAATTTAAAAAAATAGAAATATTTTATTAAACATCTATCATAATATTAGAATAAGTAAATATACAATATAAGAAAAAATACACAAAAAGTAAATATACATTAATAGAAATAGATACTAATAAAAAAGACATTTTGAGGTTCCATATAGGGTTTACATCAGCGAAAAAAACTTCTCCCATGAGACGAAGCATTATTATTATAAAAATAGAAAATAAATAATAAGTAAATATACAATATAAGAAAAAATACACAAAAAGTAAATATACATTAATAGAAATAGATACTAATAAAAAAGACATTTTGAGGTTCCATATAGGGTTTACATCAGCGAAAAAAACTTCTCCCATGAGACGAAGCATTATTATTATAAAAATAGAAAATAAATAATAAGTAAATAAACAATATAAGAAATAGAGACATTACATTAAACAATAATAATTAAATATATAATATAAAGAAAAATAAATAATTAGTAAATATACAATATAATAAATAGAAATATTACATTAAACATATATCATAATATTATCATTTGATATAAAANNNNNNNNNNNNNNNNNNNNNNNNAAAAAAAATTATACATCTATCTCAAAAATTAAACATATATATGAAAATGTATAGTTAAATAAATAATAAGTGAATAGACAATATAAAAATATTACACTAAACATTTATTATAATATTACAATAAGTAAATATAAAACATAAAAAAAAAATATGTAAATATACAATATAAGAAATACAAAAAAGACATTAAACATCTATCTGAAAAATATATTATAAAATAAATAATAAGTAAATATATAATATAAGAAATAGAAATATTACTTTAAACATCTATCGTAATATTACAATTTGATATAAAAGAAAAACAATTAGATAAGTAAATATACAATATAAGAAATATAAACACTACATTAAACATTTATCTTAAAAATGTATAATTTTACATTTTTATTATTTCCAAATATTTTATAAGTAAATATAAAATATAAGTAAAACAAACATACAATATATGGAAAAGAAACGTACAATATAAGAAAAATAAATCACATTAAACTTCTATCATAATACTATTATTTGGTATAAAAGGAAGAAAATTAGTCGTAAGTAAATATGCAATATAAGAGATAGAAATGTTACATATTATAAAAAGTAAAAATATAAGAAAAAAAAATAATTAGTAAATATAGTATATAAAAAATAAAAATATTACATTAAATATATATCATAATATTATCATTGATATAAAAGCAAGAAATTTAGAAAAAGTAAATATACAAAATAATAAAAGATAAATAGTAAGTAAATATACAATATAAAAAAATTATACATCTTTCTCAAAAATATATAGTTAAATGGAAAATGTATAGTTAAATAAATAATAAGCAAATATACAATATAAGACATAGAAATATTACATTAAATATCTATTGTAATTTTACCTTTTGATATAAAAACACGAAAATTAGAATAAATAAATATACAATACAACGAAATTCTTTAAGATGGTCAGTTTAAGTTTTTGTCACAAAATAGCCTTAATAAGAAAAATGACCAAAAGAAGTTTTATTAAAGAGTAAAAACACTTTTATACCGTAGGATTAACTAATCTAGATTTAGGGTTTAGAGTTTCTAAATTTAGGGTTTAGAGTTAAGGGTGGGGTTTTGAAGATGGGATTTCAAATTAAAAAAAAATTAAAATTAAAATTTTCAAAATAAAAAGTGGCTATTTTGGTCATTTTACTTATTCAATGTTATTTTTGTGACAAAAACTTTAAAAAAAATTTGAGAGAGATGTCCTACAAGGCTACAATATAAGAAAAACTAAATAATAAGTAAATATACAATATAAGAAATGAAAACCTATATTAAACATCTATCTGAAAAATATATATACAATATATGAAGAAGTAAATAGTAAGTAAATAAGCAATATAAGAGATAGAAATGTTACATATTATAATAAGTAAAAATATATAAAAAATAAATAACTAGTAAATATAGTATATAAAAAATAAAAATATTACATTAAATATATATCATAATATTATCATGGATATAAAAGCAAGAAATTTAGAAAAAGTAAATATACAAAATAATAAAAGATAAATAGTAAGTAAATATACAATATAAAAAAAAATTATACATCTATCTCAAAAATGTATAGTTAAATGGAAAATGTATAGTTAAATAAATAATAAGCAAATATACAATATAAGACATAGAAATATTACATTAAACATCTATTGTAATTTTACCATTTGATATAAAAGCACGAAAATTAGAATAAATAAATATACAATACAGAAAAATTCCTTAAGATGGTTAGTTTAAGTTTTTGTCACAAAATAGCTTTAATAAGAAAAATGACCAAAAAAAGTTTTATTAAAGAGTAAAAATACTTTTATACCGTATGGTTAACTAATCTAGATTTAGGGTTTAGAGTTAAGGGTGATGTTTTGAGGATAGGATTTCAAATTAAAAAAAAAATTAAAAATTAAAATTTTCAAAACAAAAAGTGGCTATTTTGGTCGTTTTACGTATTCAATGTTATTTTTGTGATAAAAACTTTAAAAAAAAATTGAGAGAGATGTCCTACAATATAAGAAAAACTAAATAATAAGTAATTATACAATATAAGAAATGAAAAACTATATTAAACATCTATCGTAATATTACAATTTGATATAAACGAAAAACAATTAGATAAGTAAATATACAATATAAGAAATAAAAACACTACATTAAACATCTATCTTAAAAATGTATAGTTTTTCATTTTTATTATTTCCAAATATTTTATAAGTAAATATACAATATAAGTAAAACAAGCATACAATATATGTAAAAAAAACGTACAATATAAGAAATATAAATATCACATTAAACCTCTATCATAATACTATTATTTGGTATAAAAGGAAGAAAATTAAAATAAATAAATATACAATAAAAAATAAACAATAGGTAAAATACAATTAAGAAATTAAAAAACTAAATTAAACATCTCTCTGAAAAAAATGTTTAGTAAAATGAATAATAAGTAAATATACAATTTAACAAATAGAAATATTATATTAAACATCTATCGTAATATTANNNNNNNNNNNNNNNNNNNNNNNNNNNNNNNNNNNNNNNNNNNNNNNNNNNNNNNNNNNNNNNNNNNNNNNNNNNNNNNNNNNNNNNNNNNNNNNNNNNNNNNNNNNNNNNNNNNNNNNNNNNNNNNNNNNNNNNNNNNNNNNNNNNNNNNNNNNNNNNNNNNNNNNNNNNNNNNNNNNNNNNNNNNNNNNNNNNNNNNNNNNNNNNNNNNNAAATATACAAAATAATAAAAGATAAATAGTAAGTAAATATACAATATTAAAAAAATTATACATCTATCTCAAAAATATATAGTTAAATGAAAAATGTATAGTTAAATAAATAATAATCAAATATACAATATAAGACATAGAAATATTACATTAAATATCTATTATAATTTTACCATTTGATATAAAAGCACGAAAATTAGAATAAATAAATATACAATACAGAAAAATTCCTTAAGATGGTCAGTTTAAGTTTTTGTCACAAAATAACCTTAATAAGAAAAATGACCAAAAGAAGTTTTATTAAAGAGTAAAAATATTTTTATACCGTAGGGTTAACTAATCTAGATTTAGGGTTTAGAGCTAAGGGTGGGGTTTTGAGGATAGGATTTCAAATTAAAAATAAATTTAAAATTAAAATTTTCAAAATAAAAAGTGGCTATTTTGGTCATTTTACTTATTCAATGTTATTTTTGTGACAAAAACTTTTTAAAAAATTTGAGAGAGATGTCCTACAATATAAGAAAAACTAAATAATAAGTAAATATACAATATAAGAAATGAAAAACTATATTAAACATCTATCTGAAAAATGTATAGTTTTCAGTTTTTTCCTAAGGAAATATATATTCACACAAACATACATTTCAGAATTTTGTTGTTCTTCGTAATACAATGTAAAAAAACTATATAGTTAACATTTAAAATTTAAAATAGCTCTACGCGTACCGCGCGTTAACTCCTAGTTTTAATTATTAAAATTTTCCTTTAAAACATTTACAACCTCTAAAATTTCAGAGCCGCTGTAATTGGGTTTCGCTGTTTCCCTTTTCTCGGTTGGTTAAGTATAATATAGAAGTGTTTCTTTTTTACATCAGAACCAGAAGATTAAGTGTTGATTAGGCATGAGCGTTTTTAACTCAACCCGAAGTACCGACTTTAACCCGAACCGGAAAAATCGAAACCGAATCTGAAAAATATCTGAATGGGACTTATGAGCTTAATACTTTGGATATTGGTTATAACCCGAACCGTACCGAAATCCAAATTAGGATCCGAAGATATCCGAAATTTGTTAAATATGTTAATGTTTTTATATATATTAAGGTGATTTAGATATTTTAGAGTATTCAAAATATTTTTGTAGTTTGTTTTATTTGTTATTTTGAATATTTTTTAGTTAATTTAGATAGTTTAGCTAATTTTTAATTAGATTTGTAAATAATTTATAGATTTTGAAATTTTTTTGGTTAATTTTCGAGGTTTTTAAAAATATATTTTTGTACGATTTTAAACATTGGTTAAATCCGATCCAAACCGAACCTGGAAGGAACAGACCCGAACCCGATCCGATAATTAGTAAAAACCGAATGGTACTTATAAGCATAACACCGAAAATCCGAATCATCTGGACCGAAACCGAACGGACCACCGAACGCCCAGGCCTAGTGTTGATTATGTGATTAATCCTGAGATAACAAAAAGTTTCACTTGGGGGGTATTCTGATTTTGTTTTAACAAGTTGTTCTTCACAGAAACTTAAGGCCCAATAGTAGTTTAAGAACTACTAAAATGGGCTTATTCTGACTCGGGTCGGGTCAAAAAGAGAAACCCTCAGGCAACTAAAACCCCATCTCGCCTGTTTAGCCGATTTATCTTTCTTCCTCTCTCTTACTCTCTGTGGCTCTAGCCATTTCTCTTTTGCGTAAAAGTCAAAATGGCCTCCGTCGCTCTTCGAAACCCAACCTCGAAGCGTCTACTTCCCTTCTCTACTCAGATCTACTCACGCTGCGGTGGTTCCATCTCTTCGTCTCCCTCGATCTCTCACTCGATCGGAGGAGGAGATGATCTATCTCCCTCAAGCTTCGGAGCTTCCCTGTGGAGATCCATGGCCACCTTTACACGAAAGTGAGCTCCTTTTTCTTGATTTGGAATTGGTTGGTGTTGATTCGTACCGACATGAACTGTCCTCTGTTGTTGTTGTAGTAAACCTCATGTTAATGTCGGAACGATCGGGCATGTGGATCACGGGAAGACCACTTTGACTGCTGCAATCACAAAGGTCTTTCCTTTATTCATTTTTTTTTTTGTTTAATTTTTGTCATCAATGGTGAAGCTCTCTTTTCAAGTTGATATAGGGATCTTTACTTGTTGTTTAGGTTCTTGCTGAGGAGGGCAAAGCTAAAGCTATTGCCTTTGATGAGATTGATAAAGCTCCTGAGGAGAAGAAGAGAGGAATTACCATTGCCACGGTTTGTGTTTATTTATCTTCTTTTCTCTCTGTTTTTCGTATCTTCAAGTCAGCATTTTTACTTGGTTGTGTAGGCTCATGTGGAGTATGAGACTGCTAAGCGTCACTATGCTCATGTTGATTGCCCTGGACACGCTGATTATGT
The DNA window shown above is from Brassica oleracea var. oleracea cultivar TO1000 chromosome C3, BOL, whole genome shotgun sequence and carries:
- the LOC106330081 gene encoding uncharacterized protein LOC106330081, with the translated sequence MRVFVDTKFGATFTSDLSRINKLSDIKKRIENSHGIPVSTQKLFFDGVELLVDHYQLPTYRIVNNSRLLLEVRDDHVNNQMLHQSPYATQGFVPSMAMRNYDQAPPSHASSSFFNQDPHTMAKSNQVPQSHASASFYNQDPRTMARSNQVPPSHASEAFYNQDRLVSNDGQVLHQPDVLESFSMDEFLERAPWPGTTGDNVNIQESSGRDNENQDLSPPPHKLTVIMTQYDKPGSDFLVDVNASDNVGELRKELEKMQQKYQLDLPAEGYFFMHKERVLVDDKSFSMNRVANGDTIEILPEPDIKDFYT